The stretch of DNA CACTTTGCCCAACTGTCAAAGGTGCCATCGTTACAAGCGTCACAAGTGGTACATCCGTTGCAATCGCTATTGGAAGCCAACGCTACGCTAGCTTCCCATCAACTAAAGTTTTCCTCATTCGTCCGCGACCGAGAACTCTCGCGAATACACGATTAGCCTGCTAAAGCAACAGGAATGAAAACCCGCTGATCACAGCCAATTCGGCAAGCGTCGCACATCCGTCGAATTCACCATCGCAGAAATGGTGGATTCCCCGGTCATGCGGATAGGATTCGCCACATCGACAATCACCCAACGAGGACACTTCGCATTGAGGCCGTTGACGAACCATTTGGTAAGGCAGCAATAACGCATCTCCAAGAAAGCGAACTGCAGAGACTGGATTTTGCAAACAGCCCCATCCCTTGCCGCAACGTTCGAGGTTCGGATCCTCGAAGTACAAGGGTCGATGACAAAAACGAATGGTTTGGCGAGAGTAAATAGGGAACGTCGATCCCGTCGACATCACCCATTCGGGTTCGCTGTGATTCATCAATGACGCCGCGACGCTAGCGGGTGTATCGACCGAAGAAGTGGAGTTGGAACCAAACTTTCGTTTGCCATCCGTTTCAGCATCCAGCGTTGTCGTGACAGCAATCTCGTGAAGTGGACGCTGCAACCGCCGAAGGGCGTCGACAGACCCCGTGTGTCGATTTGGCTTATCCAAAGAGCGAGAGTCGCGCTGATTGTCTTCATCAATGTCTGATAACGAGGCTGATACTTCATCCTCTTCATCATCTACGGATTCTAAAGCTCGATCACGATTGTTACGTCGCTTTGGCTCCGGCCGCTGTGGATCGTCTGCATTCGCTTCGGCCTCGAACTCATCTAGCATCAAATCACGAAGGGTCATGTCGTCCTCGACTAACTCCCCTAAGGTTGGTTGGTCGTCACGGGATGATTGAGAATCCTGACCATGGCTGGGTGCTGCTAATGCAAAAATGTTCGCTGCAATGATTGTCACCAAAACGACGTGGCGAACGACTGCCGAACAGGGGTAGCGACGGGTTAATGACATAGCAGCACTGCGAGTGGATCGTAGGGTCGTTTGCAAACGGTTGTTCGCTAGCGAGGGCCTGAGGTACAGACAGAGACCTGAAAAATGAGCGAAGGCCCGAGAAGCAGATCGCAATTCGGGCATAAAATTGCCGCGGCATAACCGCTTCAATCGGAATGATCGACCTGCAGGGCTGTCGGACAACAGAAAAACCGGTGGGACAAAGGTCCCTGGAATCGGTGCAGCTTTTCTGAACCGCGTAATCGGAAAACCCTCACACTTGGACTAAGATGACTATCAGGTGTCACCTGTGCACCTCCGACACCTTTTCCACCGAGTTTTGCTCGCATTCATGCCGAATTCCTCTCCCAAACCGTTGCTCCTTCGCGGGTCGCGTTATCGTGCCGGACAGAATCGTCTGAAGGAACTCATTACTGGCACAAAGGCCATGTTTTGGCGACGCCATCGAGAACCTCGTCGAGTCCCGCCAAACGTGAAGTCGACTTGGGTCCCCATGGTGCGGGTGCTCGAACCACGCCTGGTGCTAAACGCGTCAGCGGAACTTAACCCTTTGGGGCAACTGCTGATCTCGGGAACCAATTCAGCAGACTTCGTTCAACTAGCCATCAACGTCAACGACGAGCTAATTCTTCGTGACCAAGGTGGCGATCCCATCCCTATTGCAAACCATCCGGACGGAAGTGGATTTGAAACTAATCCGCTGGACCTAGACGACATCACTAGCAAACTAATTTCGATTGACCTTGGCGATGGTGACGATGACGTTGTGATGCGTGTCGTGCCTGGGATTAACGTTCAAGTGGCGGAATCTGGCGGAACCGACACGACCACTCTCCAGTCGATCCGTTCTCTATCGCCGGACGCTGGTCGACTTCGCGTTGATACTGAAAACATCGAACTGTCGGCTCCCGCATCGACGTTCCGCTTCGGTAACACGGACACTCGTTTAACGGGCAACGTCTCGATCTCAGATCCCGCTACAACGTACGTCGTACAAGCGGATGCTCCGTTGGCTATCGAAGGAACCTTAACTCTAGACAACGATCTAACCATTCGCGGGAACGGCTCGCTCAACCTTTCAACGGCAACACTTTCGGCTTCTCAGTCCTCGATTGATTTTCAAATCACACTTCCGCAAGGTGAAGTTCGGTTGGGTGAAGTGAATGAGACAGCAGGAAGCACCATCGAAAATCTTACGATTGAATCTGCGTCAGCGGTGCGATTGCTAGGGAATGAAGTAATCGTCAACAACGAGTTCATTGTTCGCGACGTAGAGTCTTTGCTTCGGACCGAATCGTCGATCGATGCCGAGTTTGTTTCCCTCACATCAAATCAACAAATCACGCTACTTGGTGACATCGATTCGGCACTGTCGACAAGTCTGAAGTCTGAAGTTGTGATCGTTGGCGCGGACATCGCATCGACTGACGGCGATATCACAATTCACAGCGGCCAGCGTTTTGAACTCATTCGTTCAGCAACTCTTTCGACGGCCGATGCTGGATTGATTCGAATCGATGGTGGCGGTGGGACGATTAGCACAATCGACGGTCACCTTGTCGATACTGGCACCGACAAGTCGTTTGTCTTAACCAATGCGTCTGAAGTATCGCTCGGTTCGCTTTCCGCATCTGACGGGACATTGAAACTCGGTGCACTGACAAGCCCTGTCGGAACAGTCGATCAGGCTGCTGGATCGCCGATCACGGTTAGCAGCATCGAGGGTGTCATCAGCCAAGACTTGAACCTAAGAAACACCAATAATCAAATTGGTTCGATTCGTCAGTTATCCGTCGCTGGCAACGTCAATTTGAACGACGCTATAGGAGATTTGTTCATTGATTCGTTGGTAGTTGGTGGCACCGAAGTTGAAATCGTAGCGGCGGGGGTGATTTCGCTTGGCCGAGTGGATGCACGTCAAGCGACTGTGCGTTTCCAGTCCGACAGGCTCATCGACGCAGCGACAGATCAAGCCACGGATATCTTCGCAACACGTCTGGACATTGATACCCAAACAGGCATGAACCGGTCTCTAGGAATTGAACTGGAAGGCGTTTCCGAACTTGCGATGCGGGTTGCTCAAGGCAATGTGTTCATTGAGTCGCTGGGTGACCAATTGCTCGATCTCACCAACGTCGCGCTTCAGAACGGTTCCTTTGAACTAATCGCAGAGGGCAACGTTGATGTATCACAGGTCGACCTTGTATCCGGAGACGCCAACATTCGCGCGACAGGAGAGTTGAGTATCAGTCGCCTTAACGCAAGTGCCGGTGAAGTCTGGCTAGACGGGCTAACGATTAACGATGCAGAGAGCGACGAGTTAACGGATATAACCGCGACAAGAATTACACTGGCTGCAATCAATGGGATCGGAGACCAACGAATTGTTGAGATTGATCAAGCGACCGAGCTAATTTCTGCGACGGACAATGGGGACATTCGTGTCGATTCGCTGACCCCTTCGTTGCTCGATGTGACTCAGACAAACGCGGGATCTGGTTTGATTCAAATTAACGCAGCCGGCGATCTGTTTGCTCGACAAATTGATTCTGCCGCCGGTAGGGTGACGCTCAAATCACTGGGTTCTCTTTCCATCGGTACTATCGAAGCGACCGACGGCTTGGTGAACCTTTGCGGCAACACGATTGATGATGCGGCGACCGATGACATCGCTGACGTGGTGGCGGGACAAATTGAGTTCGATGCTTCCGAAGGTATTGGGAGCGTTCGATCCATAGAAATCGAACAAGCAAGTTCGCTTTCTGCAGTTACGGCGACCGGAAACATCGACCTGATTTCGTTGGGTACGAATCCCCTTGTGGTCACCAACGGAAAGTCCGGTGATGGCTCGATACGGCTACAAATTGCTGGCGACGTTCGCACGGACCATTTAGCTGCGACCAACGGAGACGTTTCCCTGGTTTCAGACGGCTCTGCCGGCGTCGGTTCGATCGAAGCTCTGGCGGGAACCATCGAAGTTACCAGCCTTTCAATCAACGATGCGCAGAACGACACTGACGCGGACTTAACCGCGGCCAATGTCGTCCTGAATTCTGAAGAAGGTATCGGAAATCAACAGGCGATCGAGATTGACGACGCAAGCATTTTGGTTGCAAGTACGGTGACTGGGAATGTGGCGATCAATTCACTAGGATTTGGTCCAATCGATGTGACTCTATCCAACGCGAGTGACGGCACCGTCGAGATCACTGCCATTGGCGACGTGTACGCACGCGATATTCAATCAGCGGGGGGCGAAGTCTCGCTCACCGCACTTGGTGGTATCTCGATCGAAGAAATTCAATCGCTTGATGGTGAGATCATCTTAGATGGGCTAGCAGTGAATGATGCAATGGACGACGAAATTGCGGATTTGGTTGCCCAGCGAATCACCATCAATGCTGTGCAAGGCATCGGAAATGATCAAACCATCGAAGTCGATCAAGCGAAATCCCTCACCACGACTACGCAAGAGGGAAACATTCAATTGCAATCCCTTGGTGTCGACGGCCTCGTTCTTGAGAAGGGAACGACTGGCGACGGTTCAGTGTCGCTTTTGACACGTAGCGATCTTCGCGTCGATGAACTGACCGCGAATAACGGCGATGTGCGATTGACTGCCGGCGGATTGATTACTGTCGGCTCGATCGAAGCGTCTTCGGGAACCATTGAACTTACGGCGACATCCATCAACGATGCGCAAGCCGACCTTGATGCTGACTTGACCGCGACAAATATAATCTTGACTGCTGATCAGGGAATTGGCGAACAACGTGCGATTGAGATTGATGGCGCCAGCGTCCTCACG from Rubripirellula amarantea encodes:
- a CDS encoding beta strand repeat-containing protein, with protein sequence MFWRRHREPRRVPPNVKSTWVPMVRVLEPRLVLNASAELNPLGQLLISGTNSADFVQLAINVNDELILRDQGGDPIPIANHPDGSGFETNPLDLDDITSKLISIDLGDGDDDVVMRVVPGINVQVAESGGTDTTTLQSIRSLSPDAGRLRVDTENIELSAPASTFRFGNTDTRLTGNVSISDPATTYVVQADAPLAIEGTLTLDNDLTIRGNGSLNLSTATLSASQSSIDFQITLPQGEVRLGEVNETAGSTIENLTIESASAVRLLGNEVIVNNEFIVRDVESLLRTESSIDAEFVSLTSNQQITLLGDIDSALSTSLKSEVVIVGADIASTDGDITIHSGQRFELIRSATLSTADAGLIRIDGGGGTISTIDGHLVDTGTDKSFVLTNASEVSLGSLSASDGTLKLGALTSPVGTVDQAAGSPITVSSIEGVISQDLNLRNTNNQIGSIRQLSVAGNVNLNDAIGDLFIDSLVVGGTEVEIVAAGVISLGRVDARQATVRFQSDRLIDAATDQATDIFATRLDIDTQTGMNRSLGIELEGVSELAMRVAQGNVFIESLGDQLLDLTNVALQNGSFELIAEGNVDVSQVDLVSGDANIRATGELSISRLNASAGEVWLDGLTINDAESDELTDITATRITLAAINGIGDQRIVEIDQATELISATDNGDIRVDSLTPSLLDVTQTNAGSGLIQINAAGDLFARQIDSAAGRVTLKSLGSLSIGTIEATDGLVNLCGNTIDDAATDDIADVVAGQIEFDASEGIGSVRSIEIEQASSLSAVTATGNIDLISLGTNPLVVTNGKSGDGSIRLQIAGDVRTDHLAATNGDVSLVSDGSAGVGSIEALAGTIEVTSLSINDAQNDTDADLTAANVVLNSEEGIGNQQAIEIDDASILVASTVTGNVAINSLGFGPIDVTLSNASDGTVEITAIGDVYARDIQSAGGEVSLTALGGISIEEIQSLDGEIILDGLAVNDAMDDEIADLVAQRITINAVQGIGNDQTIEVDQAKSLTTTTQEGNIQLQSLGVDGLVLEKGTTGDGSVSLLTRSDLRVDELTANNGDVRLTAGGLITVGSIEASSGTIELTATSINDAQADLDADLTATNIILTADQGIGEQRAIEIDGASVLTATTTSGEIEINSLGSSLLDVTQTIANEGPIRIVAVGDVRASQVSSTLGNISIQSQENIFVGSIDSQEGIVRLDGKSIDDATNDQVADIFASRVDLTAEEGIGSEQTIEIDQVRFLTAATLSGNIQLVSLGSDSLVIEDAISGNGSVEIVASSDVRIDQIIARGGDVSLTTTGTVDIGSIEASTGTIELLGASINDNFDDLEADLVAVNVVLTAGTGIGNVRAVELDQVSFLTAKNTSGDVNLRSLGQGILTMEEVSTSIGSIDIVATGTVVAEIVRLGSPDATGMNTNNPCSISTTDVDENEIQITLTGLNSDLLVGNISAFGEADVTLTVGDDIRHIDAASVDQRVIADDLKLLSFNRSDDTDSGIELRTTVNQLVASISGANPGDLTIVESDSICLASSDEHLDSIVETGNGLISVTAANAIRVIDHANTDQDSNLKGDPELVANGAANGSVFLIAPSVILDDNVQIHGFKDVMSLTSAMTRNSLDEPTLDSTERAISIRTNELTVGDNVELYTGEQQGTARQFTQRPIDASAASFAFFDPNSVKVNVLTQALQNDATGVLTFDIGTQGERGITVVVDWGDSNPRRFQQIDGLSADTGYFVDIAKNASGTPLDPVVTSANANQLQLTHLYLQQDVLNSQENGRNAATSPFNVRFAVRYHESIMVQSLAEGEAATVNQNGVNNTAVGGVLSSTDNPLTQLQLSIGTSPALESGTASFIIPALTIPLAFVPVRDVIPELETTEVVIVAETSVEVTSSSVETVESPTASTVTPEEFLQLRVLSPDPDGEDLARPQKLPKDILDGDKLTDLFSRLPDGAYEIEYVISEGDERSILRVNVRDGEATIPDSELDEGLLRLRELKDDDRQEDQSSEDNTTDQTKSAVSEDSQPINVSVEFGAIEMNQSTSNSVSSSRLTAASRFARRQYA